Proteins co-encoded in one Brassica oleracea var. oleracea cultivar TO1000 chromosome C4, BOL, whole genome shotgun sequence genomic window:
- the LOC106340629 gene encoding probable WRKY transcription factor 54 → MDPNSNNTKSIKRKVVDQLVQGYEFATQLQLLLSHQHSSQYISQTRIVSGDLDPVDELIAKILSSFHKTISVLDSCDSVPMAIEGSPNASRGDDLAAPVSCNGGDSGDSRKRLGVGKGKRGCYTRKKRWHTWTVEASRIDEDKYAWRKYGQKEILNSKFPRSYFRCTHKQTRGCKATKLVQKQEQDPSLFQITYIGHHTCNVSDQTHANTEPNDHGVVMDSDNALAATIAQDHVNANIQEQEQENDISSLIVVGAGMVKEEDNNNGDQNKNYCEGSSVDGDLSLAWQDVMMMFDDHQHHQNHYYQGETSTASHQFSFIDNDQLFSLLDPYCPYEGSNAI, encoded by the exons ATGGATCCAAATAGTAACAACACCAAATCCATAAAGAGAAAAGTTGTCGACCAACTCGTCCAAGGCTACGAGTTCGCTACTCAGCTTCAGCTTCTCCTCTCTCATCAACATTCAAGTCAGTACATCAGTCAGACCCGTATTGTTTCTGGCGATCTGGATCCAGTTGATGAGCTCATCGCTAAGATCTTGAGTTCTTTCCACAAAACCATATCGGTTCTTGATTCTTGTGACTCCGTCCCTATGGCCATTGAGGGTTCACCGAATGCTTCACGTGGTGATGATTTGGCGGCTCCTGTGAGTTGCAACGGTGGAGATTCCGGGGATAGTAGGAAGAGACTTGGGGTTGGTAAGGGCAAAAGAGGATGCTACACTAGAAA AAAGAGATGGCATACTTGGACTGTGGAAGCTAGTAGAATCGATGAAGACAAATATGCTTGGAGGAAATATGGACAAAAAGAGATTCTTAATTCCAAATTCCCAAG AAGTTACTTTAGATGCACACACAAGCAAACACGAGGATGCAAAGCAACGAAGCTAGTTCAAAAACAAGAGCAAGACCCTAGTTTATTTCAAATCACATACATTGGCCACCACACATGTAATGTTAGCGACCAAACACACGCAAATACCGAGCCTAATGATCACGGAGTAGTCATGGATTCGGACAACGCATTGGCTGCAACCATTGCTCAAGACCATGTTAATGCAAATATACAAGAGCAAGAGCAAGAGAACGACATCAGTAGTCTGATTGTAGTAGGTGCAGGCATGGTGAAGGAGGAGGACAATAACAATGGTGATCAGAATAAAAACTATTGTGAGGGTTCTTCCGTAGATGGTGATTTGTCATTGGCTTGGCAAGACGTGATGATGATGTTTGATGATCATCAACATCATCAGAATCATTACTATCAAGGTGAAACTAGTACTGCTTCTCATCAGTTCTCTTTCATTGACAACGATCAACTCTTCTCCTTACTCGATCCATACTGCCCTTACGAAGGATCAAATGCCATATGA